The Calliphora vicina chromosome 3, idCalVici1.1, whole genome shotgun sequence genome contains a region encoding:
- the LOC135955650 gene encoding uncharacterized protein LOC135955650, translating into MDPETKKLLLLILKNGSGRGRGGGRRGGRGRGRGRGRGRGRGLQASYQPAPPGAYYHNAPAGYYQPGTFYQSGGAGTLFQTSPPGGFYQPQPPGGFYQPPPPAGFYQPSPYYNAGNMIQPQPQPLGNANYYHPHQGNTNLEPNAAGLYYPSVVNNQKKEKEIQKKNKEEKKKEEKEEKEEKVKEDAKGKEEE; encoded by the exons ATGGACCCCGAAACGAag AAACTATtgctattaatattaaaaaatggtaGTGGCCGTGGGCGTGGCGGTGGACGTAGAGGTGGCCGAGGACGAGGCCGTGGCCGTGGTCGTGGTCGCGGACGTGGTTTGCAGGCTAGCTACCAGCCTGCACCACCTGGTGCATATTACCACAACGCTCCGGCAGGTTACTACCAGCCTGGAACATTTTACCAGTCGGGTGGTGCTGGAACTTTGTTCCAGACATCTCCTCCTGGCGGCTTTTATCAGCCACAACCACCCGGCGGGTTTTATCAGCCACCTCCACCAGCCGGATTTTACCAGCCATCACCATATTACAATGCTGGTAATATGATACAGCCACAACCACAACCACTGGGTAATGCAAATTATTATCACCCTCATCAGGGTAATACTAATTTGGAGCCAAATGCGGCTGGACTATATTACCCGTCGGTggtaaataatcaaaaaaaggagaaggaaatccaaaaaaaaaataaggaagaAAAGAAGAAGGAGGAAAAGGAGGAGAAGGAGGAGAAGGTGAAGGAGGATGCGAAGGGGAAGGAGGAGGAGTAG